From the Porites lutea chromosome 5, jaPorLute2.1, whole genome shotgun sequence genome, the window TGCCGGATCGATAGATGGTAGCGGTCCCGCTCGACTGCTTCGGCTGCATCGTCGCGCCAACGCGTCGATGATGTTCACAAGGCGAAGAAGGAGCCACTCATTCACCCCTTTGCAGGATGTGGCTTCCCTCCGCTTGATAACCACCTCTTGTATGGCAGATCGAATGTCGGACAATTCTGCCCGTTCTTCTCTGCAGTCTCTTAGAGCCCTCGAAGACATAAGTTGACTGCGTGCCGCTTCGATGCTTGGTGCGGTGCAGGGTGTCTTGGAATGAGACGACCGTGCCAAGTTCATAATATCGGCCAGGTGATCGGGAGTGCCCAAATGGTCGAAGAGCCGATCGGACGTCGGAAAACGGCACGAGGAGCTAACGTCTGTCTTTTTGTTCGGTTCACTGGGTAGGTCGGGGACCAAGTGTCCAGCATCTGGTGGCAAGGGTGCCAGTGACGCAGCGAGATGCGTACAGGAGACGCGAACGATTTCGGCCTCGGGTGCGAAGGCATGGTCAAATCGACACTGGGTGCATGGAATGGGTGCAAAGACCGACCCGGTGGGCAAGCAACGCTGCGTACACAGGAATCCTGCAGAGGACATGGTCGTCTTTAGCGTTGTAAGCAGATCTTCATCTGAAcgccaaaaaaaatcaaaaagtagCCGTTCGGTCACCAGCGAATCCAGGTCACGGGTATTGGCTGCCCGTTTCATCGCTTCGGCCACGAGCTTCACTCGCTCGAAATGTTTGTCGTCGACAAACACTTCTATGACCAATACCTCGATAGCACACAGGCAGTACAAGACGTTCCACTGGAACTTGACGGGACATTCATCAATCCTGTCGACGAGTTGACGGCGACAGTCTTGTAGTTCGCTCAGCGCAAGGAAGATACCATCGCAAGTCCTATCGCTGTCGAGAATCTCCGTCACCGAAGTATTGCATTCCGCCGCACGGAGCCTGATCAATTGCAGGGCAAACAGCTGGTCCGCCAACACGTCCGTTATGCTCTTGAACCAATCGGCCGTCATTGCATTAACAAACTCGGCTTGTCATACTCTACTGTAATATTGTGACCACGGTGCAATCATGGCCACGGCGTTGGTTCCACACCCGTATGGACCTCATGCAAACCCACGGACGTACGCAATGGTGCCCACAAAGGATCCCCTGGGATTCGTTCGAGCTGACAACGACGGAGTATCGCCCTTTGCCAGAAACAGCGCCCTCCTGTACAATCACCGGAACGGTCGCGTACACGGGAACCTGATCGGGTTGTTACGGGGCGGTTCATTCGGCCAGGGGGTCGACCATGTTCAGTATCAGTATAGCAACACGGTGACCCTAGACGAGACGACACCAGTCGATGTTACTGCATTGCCCTCGCGGATCTTCTTTGGAGCGCTCAACACGTATGATGGATATCTGGGCCAACACAACGACTTGCGATACCCGTTCCCGGTAGTCATGTTGGATAGTCAAAGGAGCAAAATCGTGTGGCAACATAGACAATACAAAGAGGAGGTATTGCCTCAGGTCACCGTTCGGTCCATAGTGCCCAGTTTGAGAAACAGAGAGCAAACCTGCGAGATTCACCTACAACAAATCGGCGGTGGCGTCGAACTCACGATCGAATCTATCGTTCACGGAGATGATGTGAAGGTACAGAGCGAGATACTGCGTCGCATTCTGCAACTCGAGTTAAGCTTTGCCATGACGATGAATTTTCACATGACAAATGCCTTGGCTACGGCTCCTTCGCTTATCTGTCGGTACTTGCAGCGAATGTGGAACGAAGCCGACGACATGCTGAAGGGAACACACCCGAATCCGGCCAAGTGGGTCGATCAAGTACTATCGCGGCAGTTGCTGTCCTTCTGTCCGTCTCAAGTCGGCAGGGTATCCAAACGTCATCCGATTCGTGATTTGATCAATAGCTTGAAGATCACCTCGCCCGCAGATGACAAAGGCACGCTATTTTTGGCCACCACGTCGACCGTTGCCGAACTGTTGATGGAGAGCAACGAGACAATGCCGTTTCCCGAGTCCCAACGCGTTTTTTACCTGGAAGACGACCGTTCCAATCGCAAGACCTTCAAACCTTTGCAGTCCTTTCCTGGTGTTGGCAAGATAGAAGAGTGGCAATTGCCTTTCATTCAAGTGGATGGTCAAAAGATACCCATCTTAAAGATGCCCGATCTACCGGACAAGAAAGGTGTGAACAGGTCGTCCTTTGTCAACTTCGTGACCGCGATGTTTGCAACGCCCATCGGATATGCCTTGAGCCACGTTCCAGATGTCGCAGAATTTCGCCAGGTCGATTTCAACGCAGTGCGAATGACGGTATTCGACAAGGGCGGTCAAGACGGCGAGATACAATGGCATCAAGACATTTTGTGTCGCAGTGGCCTCAACGATCCAGCGTTGTTCGATCCTCATGAGTACGACCTCTCCATGTTGTCGCTAGAGGGAGGCGAGGCTGCGGCAACTGCTTTCAGGGAATGCTTCAAAAGTCAAGAAGAGTACGACAGAAAGGTGTTCTCGCAAGCCGGGATAACGGCTCGCGACCGGGAATTCAACCTATGCGTCTCCAATCACGTCTTGTACGTGGGTAGGTCTTTTGGCAGAACCATTCCAAAAGACGGTGTATTCTCCGGCAACGACCCTCACAGTAACTTCAGGGCGACTGGAATCGATGGAAACCGACCCCTTTGCACGGTTATGGGGTATCTGCAGGCTGCACGCAGTGCCATTGCCAATATGCACGACATTGACAAAGGTGCCGAAAAGGTGTTCAAACCGTACATCGAGGCATGTCTACGTATCCCATTCACGAAAAAACTACCGAAAACCACAAAAGATGAACTCCATATACAAGACAAAGCCGTGCTCGACTGGGTGACCAAAGTGCCAAACCTCGACACTCTTTTATTGGACGAGCTACAGAAAGCCGAGGTTGGTACGATAGAGCCCTCTTTGCTCGTCATCCTGCTGGATGTTTTCAGAGGCGGTGGCATCTCTAAGTGGATGAATGTGCCAAGGGTATTTTTTGCCATCCTCGAAGCAGCAAACGTTGGTGCCTTCACGGCTTCTCTACACACGGGACTGGAATCGCTCTCTGCCATCGGCTCATTTGTGAGCTCTACCAAATTCCAGCAAACGGTCGAAAAACTGAGAGACGTTCACTCTGCCATTGGTTCATTCTGTCGTGATACCATGGCCTCGTTTGCAGTCGAAGACACGAACGTCAACGCTTACATCTTTTACGAGTTGGCGACCGTCGTACCAGTAGCCCACAACAAAGGAGAAGACGCCGCAACCCCCCGAGCCAAATTATGGATGAGGCGCATGTTTCTCGAGACGGTCATGAACTTACTCGCAACTCGCCTGTACGCGATCGAAACAATACATGTTCCCGACTCCCTCCAATTTTACAACTATTCTTTTCAGCTTCAGGTGCATGACAACAAAAAGCGATACGAGACCTATTCCCAACCTTTCCTTCCTGGAGGATTTTATACGACTTACCAGTACGATGAGGACGAAGAGACAGACCTTGGTTTTGGCGACTTCACGGGATGTCACCCGCTTATCACCAGCAAACCAGACGGCGCGTTAGGCGAAGATcgaaagaaaaacttttatcATTCTCACGTTAGCCGCCACTTTGCGGATTTGAGACAAATGTACGGCGTCCCTCTCTGTGAGCGCGTCGTGGCCGCCCTGGCAATGCTGCGTCCTCACACTCCGGCTAACGCACTGACAGTCCCGCGGCGTGTACAGACGCACGCTGCCGCCCAGATCGTGAGGTACGGAGAATTCGAGACCCATCGCATTGTACTCATTCGCGGCGATAATCCCAAGGCCCCTGTTCAAGATCTGTACTATGGCTTCATTGCTGTCGCGGCACCCGTGCTCACCTACAAGAAATGCAGCAACGGATGTACCGCTCTGAACGTTTTCATGCAGACGGCACCCGTTCTTCCCAATAAGAGCGCCACTACCATTCAGATGCCTCACTATTTTTGTCGAGGATGTATCAAAGGCATGGGAAACCGCATGGCCAACATACAAGGTTGCTTGGACAAGAAAGTAACGTTGTCACCCAAAGTGTTTGAGGAGGAGGCGTTCGCCGTGCCTGTACCAAGTTGCTTCGGCCATAACGAGTTTGGGGTCCCTTACTTTCCCATCGACGGCGTCTTTGGACCGAGCTTCTTACAGAACATGACAATGTGCGACCGTCCGGACCCTCTGCACACCATGGAAGGGGCTTACAGTTACAACCCGATGACAAGGGCCAATGCTCCATCGGAAATTGTGGTCCTCAACCGCCGTCTTAAAAACGCCTCTGCAGGCCAAGTGCAGTTGCCTCCCTGGTCGAGTGGGAGACATTCCATGTCAAAGGGACACAACGGACTCCTACAGCGCTTATCGAAGCTAGCCGTCGTAAACAAAGAGGGTATGAAACCCGATGCCCAATGGGCACCTGGTACAGCAGATGACTATTTGAACATTACACCCAACGATCGCATGTGCATGTTTGATCGATTCTATCACCCTGGCCCCAAGGGTCACGAGTGTGGACAGAAGAGTCGCAGTATCCTGGGCGAGAACAGTAACAGTTCCCACAACTGGACTCAGACACTAGAGACGCATCATCGTTCCTTGAACCAGCGAATCGAGCCACTGGATCAGCGCGGCTGTGAAAGGTTGATCAACGACATACCTCTATCAAACGGTTTTGCGTATTAAGCAAAAGCGGGGAACGGAACAGCAACGATTCAATATGAACTCAGCAGAGCGCTTGTTGGAACACGCCGCCGATGAAGGGGTCGAAGTATTGACAAAACTCAATAGGGATGCCGCAGCTAGCTTGAGCTTGCCCCGTGCCATGGATGATTCCATATCCCGGGTATGGCCCACACGGAAAAACCGGATCACGCACGACATGGTTGCCAGCAACTTTCTCCACCTGGTGACCAAAGTTCTTGTCTACATGCAGATTATTCTACTCCTACACGGACTCGAAGCCGTTGGTCGTAACTGGGATCACTTGGCCAGCATCGACAAGATCTTTCTGCCCACCTTTGTCCAATTCGGCGTCTACCtctttattgttgttgtcaGTTTCATTTGGGCCTGCTTCTCCTTCACTGCCGAAGGAGGCGATTCAAGACTCTTGGAATACGATGAGCTGCATCGATTGTGGCGTCTGTTCTATCACCTGTTCCCGCTCATCTTCTATGGCCTCGAGCTGTTATTCATTTACTCCATCATTCACTGCCACTTGAACAATGCTCATCGTGACCAAGGCCTTTGCAAGGCGTTCGACACAGAACGCATCACCGGTGTGTTGGCTTTAGTGGTGGTTGCAAATATCCTACATCGCGTCCTCAATTTTTACCAGATATTCAAACATACTCAACGACCAACGCGGCGAAAGATCTTTAACTCGGGAATGGGAGGTGCAAATGTGCCTCTCCTTAGTGGCAATGCCAATACTCGCGTGCCCACCGCCTCTCTGCAGCCGACAGCAAGACTAGCCCGCGTTCCTTCTGGTATGGGTCAAGTTCCAATCCCAGGCTCTACAGTTCCCACTCTTCCTAACACGGCACAGTTCCCCGACACAGATGCATCCAATTATGCTTTCCCAGAAACTAGTTACGAAGCAACTGCTGGCAGCATATAAACATATCCGTGATCCGCAGTTACGCATAGTGGACACGTTTTCGAAGACGAAGCATGGATCGCAACGAACGAGAAGAGAATGGACCTTCGTCCATCCAATCGTGCATGATGAACTTAGAAAAAGCACGCCGTACGATGCATGAATCAGCGAAAGACGTCGTAGAGTTGGTCAACAGAGCTAATTATTTGCTTGAGAGAGCAAGATGCTctaacgaagaagaagaagaagaaagattaGAGGAAGGGATGGAGGAACTATCTTTGTGCCTACCTGGTCTGGATCAAGGGTTAGCTGTGCAACCTACGCTGTCACCGCGCAACAAAGAGTTCCAAAAACCTTCTCGTCGAGGTGAATATTGGACTTTTTTGATGTTTAATCCACTGCAATATATTACGACAAATAATGTGCCTTGGGAGAGTCCAGTTGTTTCACTGGGTGGCGATCAGGGATACCGCGCATGTCTTCAAATGTTCGTGTCCAACAAGGAATCTTGGCAGGGAGGAAACCTCGGTGTGAGTCTTCGTTTGAAGCCTGGTCCCTATGATGCTTGGCTCGCATGGCCGTTTCCTGGCAAGGGTGTCAAGGTGGCCATGTTTCGCATCAACGGAAAGCAACCTTACGTTATCTCGTTTGGTATACCAAAGCTTGGAAGGTATGGTATCCGCGAAGCCAAGTGTTCGCATTTTCTGTCCATCCAAAATTTTATGGATGACACAGACCTCGTGGACAAGAAACCCCGTCCTAATGGGGAAGACGACGTCTTGCTCATCGGTTTCGCCGTACAAGGAGAAGAGATGTTTTTCCCCAAGTCAGAGAGTATCCTTGAGCAGAGAGTCAAGCAGCTGGAGCAATCGATGCAGAAAGTGGAACCAATTGCCGACGACTTGAACAACTCGAACAGACGGTTGGCTCAGCAAATTTCCCGATATGGCCGATATCGACACGGAGATCATTATTGTTGTTAAAGACGTTGATCATGCATTGATTGTTTAATAAAGAAAAGTGGTGTAATGCATTTATTGTGTGTATCCTTTTTCTGTGTCGTCATCTCTGTCTACTTAACGAAGACAATAGAATGataacttttctttattttatctttaacgAGTGGAACACCAACTGttcataattttattgttattattattattattattattattattattgttatattattattattattattattattatattattagtattattattatattattgttatattattattattatattattattattattattattatttttattatattattattattattattattacttgtaAAATACCAGAAAAGTAAGACAAGCTGCTAAAATGCTTCCCAGAGCCAACATAGTTTTCCTTCTGGTGTCTGTTTGCTCAGGAAAATAAGCAACAAAAGCATCCCAGCCTCCCTGTTCTCTGATCCATGGTAGCAGATTCTCGACGATATAGATGACAGTCCAATTGACCACGTGTTGGACCATGTCTGATCTCTGTTTCTTTACCAGATGATGGGCCACTGCGCCTGCAAACTTGTAAAAAGCCACTATTCTGCCCCAATTTGTTCCGTTTTGAAAAATGACGTGTGCCGTGTCAACCAACGTAGAATAAGCTGTGGCTGGTGTAATGATTAGCGTGGTGTTTAACAACTGGGACACGTCTGGATAGTCCACTTCGATTATAGTTACCATTCTTCGGAGGGTATTTAAAGTTATGCTGGGCGGCGCCTGTAGATCAAGAAACTTTCGCGGTAGACCGATGAGTTCGTTTGGCTTGAATCTGCGCAATAAACTGTACCAGATATAGTCCTCAGCAAGAGACATCGCTTCCTCGATGATGCTTATGTCAGTACTCGACAATTGACATGCACTGAGTGGCGGCCATATGCCTTCTCCGTTATCTGCAGCTGTCGCTTCGGCCATAATGGTACCCAACGAATTTAACTGCGATCACTAGAAGAAAACTAATGTTCCAGTAGACTGGGTTTTCTTAGTAGCAATAATCAGCAGACACAGGATCAGGTCGCTAGCAAAcgacgaacaaaaaaaaaacgtctgaaAGTCAGCGATAAATGGTCTTCCCTCTTTTATTCACCCACGACCATCTTCAAAACGATTTTTGATACTATTCATCGTGAGGTCATCGTACCATTGTCTGCAACGAATGGTCTGCGACTAATATCAAGAGAAAGACAGTTGTCAGACGATGCTTTCTCTGCACCAACAAGTACtcaatcttttcctttttattgttGCAACTCTATGTATCAAGATTATTGTCCTGAATATACATCATTCTAAATAAAAAGCAAGTATTTTTGTTTGCGTGTTTATACACATGTCTCTTTCGGGAGTCGTTTATTGTTGCTCGCCATTGTTTTCGTCAAAGGTTCAAGCGTGGAGACGTCCATGGCTTCGCCAGACTTCTTTGTTTCAAGATCTCTTAGACTGTTCGAGCCATCCCAGGTCTTTGTCTCTTCCTTATCGAGAAGCTGGTCGGGTAAGGCGTTGACCCACTCTTGACACCTTTGCATTGTTGACGCTGTCTTGCAAAGTGCCCTCATCCGCAATGATAAAAGTTCCAAATCCAGGGCTTCTTTCTGTGAAGGTTTCGTGGCATCGATTCCATGAGATGTCATGCTGACAGCGTTTTAACTGACCAAGGACGTTATGACCTCAAcgttaaagggaaaaaaaactgagaaagatTTCTGTTTCAATTTACTTAAAACTCTCGTCCCTCGCACCAGCTTGTTACTAAGGATAATATGAGCAGATTGCTTTTTTGCGTCGTGCCGTCGTCCCTGCAACTCGTCTAACGACCTTCGATGGTTGCAGTCGTCTTAAGTTTTCTCGATTCGATGGTTTTCTTGAGATTAAAATTAGTTCGAAGGGTTCGCAATCAGGGAAGAGTTCATAGAGGCGAGAAGAGTGAGATGCGACACGCCCATCAACGGTCATCAACTGTACGTGGTGTGGTGAAGCCTTAacgaaattgcaaatttttgcgATCCCTCTTCCGAGGGCATGATGTCCTCTGATTTTCAATGTCCCGAGAGGCCTTCCCTTTGAGTCCTTCACGTTGATCCTGCATAGCGTATTGTCTCGTCTAGTCAACTTTTCTCGGTTCGTCAATGGCAATGATTGATCGGCCATGGAATCTACCCATTCTCGACACCTTTGCATCGGGGTTTTTTTCTTCAGTAATTCCATGAGATGTCTTCGACCTGGCATCTTAATGAACTAACCCCTTGAtgtcagaaaacaaaaaagaatgtCACCATCTAAACTTCAATACATTATTTGTATTTCGACCCTTTGTGGTTGTCGTTCATTACATCAATCGAAAGACTATCTGTCTAGTAGGTTGGGTCTGTGAGGTGCGTTTTTCCTCGATGTAGTCTGCCACGTCTACTAGCAATTGGTTGATTCCAATCAAGACGGTTCTGTAGGGATCCAGACGACTGTCTCTGTCTTCCTTCAGGCAATCCATGTTTCCTTCAAAGAGAGAGACATATTCTGCGGGAACATGTCGAGACTCGGTGTTAGGCGTCATCTTCTTCCTCTTCAGAGTCTGAAGATACGAAGAAGACGTCGTCGCTTGGTCTCGGGTGAGCAAATTTTCCTTGGCGATGTGTTCTCGTCGATCCATGATGGTCGACTTTGGTGGGTCGCAGTCGTTTTCGGCTTTCTCGTGTCGGTGGTTCCCTACGGGTAAAAACTAGTTCCAAGGGTTCGTTATCAAGAAAGAGCTCATAGATTCGAGAATTGTTGGAGACGGTACGCCCGTCAGCCGTCATCATTTGCACAGTGTGCGGTGACACCttaacaaaattgcaaaatgctTTAATCCCCCCTCCAATGGCTTGGTATCCTCTGATTTTTATGGTTCCCAATCGCTTTCCCTTGGAATCCTTTACCCCTATCCTGTGCAGTGTAacgtcattcttagtcatccttTCTCGGTTGGTGATGCGCAATGGGCCATCGTCGTCGAGGAGGGACAGGTTTTGATTGAACCTCTCCTCTAAACTATCGGTAGCGTTCAGTACGGTCCCCTCGCAGTCCACCTCGCCTGCTATCCCATACGTTAGTCGCCAACGACTTAGATGCTCTTCCAACGGTTTGTGGAGGTCTTGTTCGTCCACGAAAATGTTGTCACGGATGACTAAGTTATCGACTTCGAGAATGGCCACAATCAATGCATAGCCTGCCGAAAACACTCGTAATTCTCCCGTGACATCGAAGGGCTGATCTCCGGAGACCTTGTGCGTTCGATTAACAACGAGGCAGGCCAATTCTGGGGTTGAAACGTTCAGTTTTTCCAACAGTTCTCGGGCGCTTGTCATACTCGTAACGAACACAGGTTCGTAAGCCGCGGAAGACCACCCTTTCATCACTTTCTTGTTCAATAAAATTGGCTCCACCTTGATCGTGCGACACGTCTTGATAATATCAGCAGCAACCTCGGAATCGTACAAGTAATTTCCATCGAAAGTGACGTTGTACAGGGAAGGGTTGTACAAGGCTTTACAATTGCGGGTCATCTTTAGAATTGCATCGTGTTTGATTTTTGCCACCGTGTCATTTCCGGATACTGAAAAGTCGATGGCAATGCCCAGATATTTGCTCTCTAAACGAAACTTGTGCATCATCGACACGATGGATTCGGTGGTCTTGGTGGCTCTAGCCAACATGTAATCTGTGATTTCGTCCATGTCCATCGTTTCCTCTATGTCGGAATGCATGGCAGCCTCTCTGGCAGACAAAATGTCATGTCGAGACTTATCTAGATCATGCGCCACTACCTCGTCGAATGTCCGATGTATCAAGACTTTCGCTGCTCCCTCTCGACTCAGTCGCATCAATGGCACCATCCCGTCGATCCAAAGAGGTGCTGGTACGAGCGCCAAACGCAAGCACTCCTCACTGGCGAACCACTTATTCAATAGCCCATCACAGGGAAATGAATCGATGAGCAGAGAAGCGAAACCAGCAACGGCCCTTCGATAGCAACCAGAGGACATTACGTCCGCACGTACGTCAAACCTCGAGACGACAAACCGTCGTGCCCACTCACGAATCACCACACGCACGGCCTCTGCAAAAGTCTCGATACGGTTTACGTTCACGCAGAAGACGTCTCTCTTGTCCACGTAACTCTTGGTAGGCTTGGATGACACGATGCATCTCACCCTGGGTGGATCCTCGATCACTACCGGCAGTTTGAGCGGCAAGATTTCTCTCACAAGGCGTTCGACTAGACACTTGACCTCCAATAAAGAATACGTGTAATGACTATTACATTTGCAGTCGGGATCGTGATCGCGTTTCAGCTCTAGTGCCAACTCCACGAGCGATCCTTTCTCTACAGTGCCGTTCGGTTTCATGGAGGTGTCGACCGCCTCAAACTCATCCTGGTAGTTCCACCTCACATCGCCTCGATTGACCGCTTGGCGTCGGTCCATGGTGGTAATTTGCGTGGTGTGAACGAGGAACAGATCGTAGCGATTACATTTGGCTTGAGCCTCCATCAAAAATGCGGGTGCAGACAACATCGTCTCGATACGAGTTGGCATTTTTTTCAGTTCCATAATCGATGCACGAATACAGGCACCGTGTTCCCCACCTAGATAATTTGCATTACCGACAAGATGGGCTTCGATCCAGTCCACGGCTCGTCTCCAATCCACGCCATGGCGTGGGTCCTTCTCCTGCTGGCCAGAATCGTCCTCTGCGTAAAGAAACTTACATATCATTCTACACAAAACGTGCGACAACGCGTGTACGTAGGCCAACAGAGTGGTCGTCCAAGTGACACAGGAAGCTTTGGCTAGGTAGATGACTTCGCTTCCGGACTCGGCCTCGCATGCGACGGATCCATCGGTGTCGCCATTGTCTATCCATACCACGGTCGGCACGCCAGTCGAAGCTGGTAAAGCTCTTCGAACGACGTGTTCGATCCCGGATACCAGCTCCTTGCCACAAGCGACACTAAAATCTGTAAATCGAGAGCATGCACAACCTGCGTGTTGCTCGATCCAGCGTTCCGGCATGCCGTCACCGTCTCCACTCATCGTTGGTTAAATCGCAGTATTGATGAAATCTAGCTCGCACTTATAAAAGTTGATACTTTGTTGAATTAGTAATAATTCCCAGCGAGACGAGATTGATTCACCGCGATGGCTGCCTCTTCCGATCAATGTTTTCGGAGCGAGTTCTTTTCACGTTACTGTCCGTTGAATCCAGGAGTCAAACCTTACCTTCCTGGGATAACTATCAGCAAAGACCATTCCTTTGTGAAGAAGATGGACGATTGGAAAAGCGCTCATGGAG encodes:
- the LOC140937969 gene encoding apoptosis regulator R11-like yields the protein MAEATAADNGEGIWPPLSACQLSSTDISIIEEAMSLAEDYIWYSLLRRFKPNELIGLPRKFLDLQAPPSITLNTLRRMVTIIEVDYPDVSQLLNTTLIITPATAYSTLVDTAHVIFQNGTNWGRIVAFYKFAGAVAHHLVKKQRSDMVQHVVNWTVIYIVENLLPWIREQGGWDAFVAYFPEQTDTRRKTMLALGSILAACLTFLVFYK